A window of Pedobacter lusitanus contains these coding sequences:
- a CDS encoding helix-turn-helix domain-containing protein: MSLQEFYEMFAVNRPDVIIPNPILDAHTGHFNVFKRFGYCTLNPSPYNRRDFYKIAYIIGKGVLHYPNQRIEIDGCALMITNQTIPYSWETTSEFQSGYFCLFTENFMRQRTEPLKNSLLAKIQDNPVLYINQEQQETVARIFEKMLSEMESDYTYKYDLIRNYVNLLIHEAMKLQPCERQVKSNNASSRIASLFFELLERQFPIYSPDHVLQLRTANDFAERLSIHVNHLNHAVKEVTGKTTSEHISGRIANEAIALLKHTEWNISEIGYCLGFEYPANFNLFFKRQTMAVPKSFREKTIGLS, from the coding sequence GCCATTTTAATGTTTTTAAAAGGTTTGGTTATTGTACATTAAATCCTTCACCTTATAACAGGAGGGATTTTTATAAAATAGCTTATATCATTGGAAAAGGAGTTCTTCATTATCCAAACCAGCGGATAGAAATTGACGGATGCGCCCTGATGATTACCAATCAGACCATCCCATATTCCTGGGAAACTACTTCAGAGTTCCAGTCTGGTTATTTCTGTTTATTTACGGAAAACTTTATGCGTCAGCGGACAGAGCCTCTTAAGAATTCTCTGCTGGCTAAAATACAGGATAATCCTGTATTGTATATTAATCAAGAACAACAGGAGACTGTAGCCAGGATATTTGAAAAAATGCTGAGTGAAATGGAAAGTGATTATACTTATAAGTATGATCTGATCCGGAATTATGTGAACCTGCTGATTCATGAAGCAATGAAGCTGCAGCCATGTGAGAGACAGGTTAAATCAAACAATGCTTCTTCCCGTATTGCTTCTTTATTTTTTGAGTTGCTGGAAAGACAATTCCCTATATATTCTCCTGATCATGTATTGCAGCTCCGTACAGCAAATGATTTTGCTGAACGTCTGTCTATTCATGTGAATCATCTTAATCATGCTGTTAAAGAAGTGACAGGTAAAACTACTTCAGAACATATTTCCGGCCGTATAGCAAATGAAGCTATTGCGTTACTTAAACATACCGAATGGAATATTTCAGAAATTGGTTATTGTCTTGGCTTTGAATATCCTGCCAACTTTAATCTTTTCTTCAAACGCCAGACTATGGCAGTGCCAAAATCATTCAGAGAGAAAACAATTGGCTTGAGTTAG
- a CDS encoding DUF5686 and carboxypeptidase-like regulatory domain-containing protein, which yields MIDFQKKSFCVLTVLIFLFTLQAAAQSTEISGVITNIKDRTPIPYVTVLFKGSKIVTKTDANGKYTISTTEGYSQLQVEYVGFKTRYLPIIPGKVQVLNIKLQEESQNLNEVNISSNKKAPYRNKDNPAVELIRKVIEHKPMNRLESAKNVEYQQYDWMQFSLSNLSEKFKNKKIFRKYQFLFDQQDSSEIGGKNIMPIYLRERLSKNYYRKDPEKTKVIILADKHVNFDQGLVDNNAIGNYFERMYADVNIYDNNIIFTNSQFLSPIADGAPAFYKFFITDTIKTSKPALIELSFVPRNKNALLFEGKIYITMDGRYAVQNALLKTGKGVNINFIRALEVKLNFEQDSLGKFHLSKSHLLMDFGVGADGGRGFKGERTVIIKDYKTNVVQPDILYKGESMVVDPQAENRSDQFWAQNRLDTLANEKVKIYHNMDSLGKMKSFKRMMDVASFLFIGYKKYGPVEVGPIYTFYSFNSLEGFRLRFGGRTTTDFSKRFYFDTYAAYGFKDERWKGYLSGAYAFNNKSIYTFPQSFIRASFQRDVDIPGDGAKNIIPEDNFVSSFKRGESNQFLYSDYYRVQYMQEYSNHFSFNLGFKKWTQTAAGSLVFDSYKDNQIVRTDRVTSSELSLDLRYAPHERFYQGKTFRERLIEKYPVFNLNYAVGVKGLFSGQYNYQNIMGTIDKRFYLSQFGRSDLRLEGGYIVGKVPFPLLDIHRANQSYSYQTYAYNLMNFMEFVSDHYVSLNIDHNFNGLILNRIPLIKKLKLREYITFKGLYGGLRKENDPNQDPALLQFPVNGDGVKTTYSLGKLPYIEGSVGIGNIFKVVRLDLVRRFNYLQNPGISKYGVRARVQFEF from the coding sequence ATGATTGATTTCCAAAAAAAGTCTTTTTGTGTATTGACAGTACTGATTTTCCTTTTTACACTCCAGGCTGCTGCCCAGAGTACTGAAATTTCAGGAGTAATAACAAATATTAAGGATAGAACTCCTATACCGTACGTAACTGTTCTGTTTAAAGGATCAAAAATAGTTACTAAAACTGATGCTAATGGAAAATATACTATTAGTACTACTGAAGGTTATAGTCAGTTACAGGTTGAATATGTTGGCTTTAAAACACGCTATTTGCCTATAATTCCTGGTAAAGTACAAGTGCTGAACATTAAGTTGCAGGAAGAATCACAGAATTTGAATGAAGTAAATATCAGTTCAAATAAAAAAGCTCCATATCGGAATAAGGATAATCCTGCTGTTGAATTGATTAGAAAGGTCATTGAGCATAAGCCGATGAACAGACTGGAAAGTGCGAAAAATGTAGAATATCAGCAATATGACTGGATGCAGTTTTCGCTCAGTAATCTTTCAGAGAAATTTAAAAACAAAAAAATCTTTCGTAAATATCAGTTTCTCTTCGATCAGCAGGACTCTTCTGAAATTGGAGGCAAAAATATAATGCCTATTTATCTGCGGGAGAGATTGTCTAAAAACTACTATCGTAAAGACCCTGAAAAAACGAAGGTAATTATACTGGCCGACAAGCATGTGAATTTTGATCAGGGACTGGTAGATAATAATGCTATCGGTAATTATTTTGAAAGAATGTATGCTGACGTAAATATTTACGACAACAATATTATTTTTACCAATAGTCAGTTTTTAAGTCCTATTGCTGATGGTGCACCTGCATTTTATAAGTTTTTTATCACGGATACGATCAAAACCAGTAAACCTGCTTTAATAGAACTTTCTTTTGTTCCCCGAAACAAAAATGCCTTACTGTTTGAAGGGAAGATCTATATCACAATGGATGGAAGATATGCTGTCCAGAATGCTTTATTAAAAACGGGAAAAGGAGTAAACATAAATTTTATCAGGGCTCTGGAGGTTAAACTTAATTTTGAACAGGATTCTTTAGGAAAGTTTCATTTGAGTAAAAGTCATCTGTTAATGGATTTTGGTGTCGGTGCTGACGGAGGAAGGGGATTTAAAGGGGAAAGAACTGTTATTATTAAAGACTATAAAACAAATGTAGTGCAGCCGGATATACTCTATAAAGGAGAGAGCATGGTTGTAGATCCGCAGGCAGAAAACAGATCGGACCAGTTCTGGGCACAGAATCGACTGGATACTCTGGCCAATGAAAAGGTCAAAATATATCATAATATGGATAGTTTGGGCAAGATGAAATCCTTTAAACGGATGATGGATGTAGCTTCTTTCCTTTTTATTGGTTACAAAAAATATGGTCCTGTTGAAGTTGGCCCCATTTATACTTTTTACAGTTTTAATAGTCTGGAAGGATTCAGATTAAGATTTGGCGGGCGCACGACAACTGATTTTAGTAAAAGATTCTATTTTGATACTTATGCTGCCTATGGGTTCAAAGATGAACGATGGAAAGGGTATCTAAGCGGGGCTTATGCCTTCAATAATAAATCTATTTACACTTTCCCACAGAGTTTTATCAGAGCCAGTTTTCAAAGGGACGTAGATATTCCCGGTGATGGAGCCAAAAATATCATTCCGGAAGATAATTTTGTTTCTTCATTTAAACGTGGGGAAAGTAATCAGTTCTTGTATAGTGACTATTACAGAGTTCAATATATGCAGGAATATAGTAACCATTTTTCTTTTAATCTCGGATTTAAAAAGTGGACACAAACAGCTGCGGGTAGTCTTGTTTTTGACAGTTATAAGGATAATCAGATTGTTCGTACTGACCGCGTAACAAGTTCAGAGCTTAGTTTGGATTTGCGTTATGCTCCGCATGAAAGATTCTACCAGGGGAAAACTTTCCGTGAGCGGTTAATTGAAAAATATCCTGTATTTAACCTCAACTATGCGGTGGGTGTAAAAGGATTATTTAGTGGTCAGTATAATTATCAGAATATTATGGGCACAATTGATAAAAGATTCTATTTATCTCAGTTTGGCCGTTCAGATCTTCGTTTAGAGGGAGGGTATATAGTTGGTAAAGTCCCTTTTCCATTACTTGATATTCATAGAGCTAATCAGAGTTATTCTTATCAGACTTATGCCTATAATCTGATGAATTTTATGGAATTTGTCAGTGATCATTATGTAAGTCTGAATATTGATCATAATTTCAACGGATTGATTTTAAACAGGATACCTTTAATTAAGAAGCTGAAATTAAGGGAGTATATTACTTTTAAAGGATTATATGGTGGTTTAAGAAAAGAGAATGATCCAAATCAGGATCCTGCTCTGCTACAATTCCCGGTCAATGGAGATGGAGTGAAAACAACCTATTCTCTGGGTAAATTACCATATATTGAGGGAAGTGTGGGAATCGGGAATATTTTTAAAGTTGTTCGTTTGGATTTAGTCAGACGATTCAACTATTTACAAAACCCTGGTATTTCTAAATATGGTGTAAGAGCAAGGGTACAGTTTGAATTCTAG
- a CDS encoding BamA/TamA family outer membrane protein, with protein sequence MFRYFLSASLFFLSTSCALFAQEKAALKDTVAQQDVNDIFKILFKKNKKADTVLKKNNSLALLPTIGYTPSTGFMFGAEVTNTRVFGDPNTTTLSIFDVFAAMSTNQLVFIQLKHNVYSDANKWNVEGSWELGKTVVLDHGIGTGKDDPGVSPIKYTYIKLYENVYRKIFDNFYAGAGIAFNYYTNIDDEKHDAINSKTRNHFYSVKNGFPTFGYAASGLLLNLQYDTRDQPFRAYKGLYANVTLRSNRKWLGSDHNATQIKTEFRKYFSLSRKNPEHVLAYWLWGSYLLKGAIPYLELPGTGSDINQRMGRGYTIARFKGPSYFYNELEYRFPITANKLISGVTFFNMQTANNQRNIQLFKYWEAGGGAGLRILFNKHTRTNLCLDYGFGNGSNGVFVGINEAF encoded by the coding sequence ATGTTTCGTTATTTTCTCTCTGCCTCATTATTTTTTCTGAGTACTTCGTGTGCATTATTTGCGCAAGAAAAAGCGGCTTTAAAAGACACTGTGGCACAGCAGGATGTAAATGATATTTTTAAAATACTCTTCAAAAAAAACAAAAAAGCAGATACAGTTCTAAAAAAAAACAATAGTCTGGCATTACTGCCTACTATTGGCTATACCCCAAGTACGGGCTTTATGTTCGGTGCGGAAGTTACTAATACAAGAGTATTTGGTGACCCGAATACAACAACATTATCAATATTTGATGTTTTTGCTGCGATGTCTACCAATCAGCTTGTTTTTATACAACTCAAGCATAATGTTTATTCTGATGCTAATAAATGGAATGTTGAGGGAAGTTGGGAGCTGGGAAAAACTGTAGTACTTGACCATGGCATCGGCACAGGCAAAGATGATCCGGGTGTATCACCAATAAAGTATACTTATATCAAACTATACGAAAATGTGTACAGAAAGATATTTGATAATTTTTACGCCGGTGCAGGAATTGCCTTTAATTATTATACGAATATTGATGATGAAAAACATGATGCGATAAACTCGAAAACACGTAATCATTTTTATAGCGTTAAAAATGGTTTTCCCACATTCGGCTATGCAGCAAGTGGCTTACTGCTCAATCTTCAGTACGATACAAGAGATCAGCCTTTCAGAGCGTATAAAGGACTATATGCCAATGTAACACTCAGGTCAAACAGGAAGTGGCTTGGCAGTGATCATAATGCAACACAGATAAAAACTGAGTTTAGAAAATACTTTTCACTTTCCAGGAAAAACCCTGAACATGTACTTGCCTACTGGTTATGGGGTTCGTACTTATTAAAAGGTGCTATACCATATCTGGAATTACCAGGAACCGGTAGTGATATTAATCAACGCATGGGCAGGGGCTATACAATTGCCCGTTTTAAAGGTCCTTCCTATTTTTACAATGAATTAGAGTATAGATTTCCAATCACTGCAAATAAGCTGATTAGCGGAGTCACTTTCTTTAATATGCAAACAGCAAACAATCAACGTAATATTCAATTATTCAAATATTGGGAGGCAGGCGGAGGAGCCGGACTACGGATATTATTCAATAAACATACCAGGACTAATTTGTGTCTGGACTACGGATTTGGTAATGGATCAAATGGGGTGTTTGTTGGTATCAATGAGGCATTCTAG
- a CDS encoding DUF92 domain-containing protein encodes MFIQLKVLLVIILLAAGGYISVYTKKLTVAAAITGVICGIIIYLGTGYVGLALLTVFFVLGTMVTAWGRKVKEQLDKTGDSVQRKPGQVLANAGVATLLSFLAIIFPEYEQVLLLLVAAGFASCTADTLSSELGVLYGKRFYNCLTWKREAKGLDGVISLEGTLIGIAGAGLISMLYAAFTLTYSHLLILIFAGFAGNFSDSVMGATLERRHFLDNDWVNFLSTLFAVSVTLLLLSVF; translated from the coding sequence ATGTTCATTCAGTTGAAAGTACTTCTGGTTATCATTTTACTTGCCGCAGGTGGTTACATCAGTGTCTATACCAAAAAACTAACTGTAGCGGCAGCGATTACTGGAGTTATATGTGGAATAATTATTTACCTGGGCACTGGTTATGTGGGATTGGCTTTACTGACTGTGTTTTTTGTACTGGGGACCATGGTAACTGCCTGGGGAAGGAAGGTAAAAGAGCAACTGGACAAAACCGGCGACTCAGTTCAAAGGAAACCAGGGCAGGTACTGGCTAATGCAGGAGTTGCAACATTACTTTCATTTCTGGCTATAATTTTTCCTGAATATGAACAGGTCTTACTTTTGCTTGTAGCGGCAGGTTTTGCCTCGTGCACTGCAGATACGTTATCATCTGAGTTGGGTGTGTTATACGGTAAAAGGTTTTATAATTGTCTGACCTGGAAAAGAGAAGCGAAGGGTTTAGATGGAGTAATAAGTCTGGAGGGAACGCTGATAGGTATTGCAGGAGCCGGACTGATTTCGATGCTTTATGCTGCTTTTACTTTAACATATAGTCACTTATTGATTCTGATTTTTGCTGGTTTTGCTGGTAATTTTTCGGATTCTGTGATGGGAGCAACCCTGGAGCGACGTCATTTTCTTGATAATGACTGGGTAAATTTTCTCAGTACGTTATTTGCTGTTAGTGTAACTCTGTTATTACTCAGTGTTTTCTGA
- a CDS encoding substrate-binding periplasmic protein: MKQILKIGLDSAAPFPLHSDYNSSVFEGFEVDMIQAVAEVLNLELQYEVSLWKTILEKLYKGELDMICSAVTMTTSRQMILEFSKPYLQFQLCAVINKGNNLTDLSDFTNKKIGIRTATEAEKYVMAQFPANVTVHTDTNDELYKKLLAHKIDVLIDDSPIVGGFLAKHKNLEIGMFMPGTESEYAIAMKKGDLTLKHQINETLALLRKNGVYDSIYEKWFNSIKLV; this comes from the coding sequence ATGAAACAAATATTGAAGATAGGACTGGATTCTGCGGCCCCTTTTCCTTTACACAGCGATTATAATTCATCTGTTTTTGAAGGATTTGAGGTAGACATGATTCAAGCCGTTGCTGAAGTTTTGAACCTTGAATTGCAATATGAGGTTTCATTATGGAAAACTATCCTCGAAAAACTATATAAAGGAGAGCTTGATATGATCTGCTCTGCGGTCACCATGACCACTTCCAGACAAATGATTCTGGAGTTCAGTAAACCTTACCTGCAATTCCAATTATGTGCAGTTATTAATAAAGGCAATAATCTGACTGATTTAAGTGATTTTACTAATAAAAAGATTGGTATCCGGACTGCTACGGAAGCTGAAAAATACGTTATGGCGCAATTTCCAGCTAATGTAACAGTTCACACAGATACGAATGACGAATTATATAAAAAACTGCTTGCTCATAAAATAGATGTTTTGATAGATGATTCACCTATTGTTGGCGGTTTTCTGGCAAAACACAAAAATCTGGAAATAGGTATGTTTATGCCCGGAACAGAATCAGAATATGCTATAGCAATGAAAAAGGGGGATCTTACACTTAAACATCAGATAAACGAAACATTGGCTTTATTAAGGAAAAATGGCGTTTATGATTCGATCTATGAGAAATGGTTTAATAGTATTAAACTTGTCTGA
- a CDS encoding DUF1269 domain-containing protein, translating into MEKIIQALFNTESEALQAMQAIEQLDESQDISLGESFVLSKDKSGNTAIRSAKDEAEGYSAIGGGIIGGLIGLLAGPLGFLVGIGAGMVAGSVGDTIRAEGISDYLDSVSANIPNGKFLLIAHVWEDLEKPVDTVLSPLTKHINRTDVDDESFIKPAPAKLVALREDQLSRWANNHQEYNTSKGENEGHTKEKHDLLASRIAEQKSRLEQLRKDR; encoded by the coding sequence ATGGAAAAAATAATTCAGGCGCTGTTCAATACGGAATCAGAGGCACTACAGGCAATGCAGGCGATAGAACAACTGGATGAATCACAGGATATTTCTCTGGGGGAGTCTTTTGTACTAAGTAAGGATAAAAGTGGAAATACTGCTATTCGTTCTGCTAAAGATGAGGCGGAGGGCTATAGTGCGATAGGAGGCGGGATAATCGGTGGATTGATTGGATTACTTGCCGGACCACTTGGTTTTCTTGTAGGTATAGGGGCGGGTATGGTGGCTGGTTCTGTAGGTGATACTATCAGAGCGGAAGGAATTTCTGATTATCTGGATAGTGTATCTGCGAATATTCCCAACGGCAAATTCTTATTGATAGCTCATGTCTGGGAAGATTTGGAGAAACCAGTTGATACAGTATTAAGTCCGTTAACAAAGCATATTAACCGTACAGATGTAGATGATGAGAGCTTTATTAAGCCAGCACCTGCAAAACTTGTTGCGCTCAGAGAAGATCAATTGTCCCGATGGGCAAATAATCACCAGGAGTATAATACCAGCAAAGGAGAAAATGAAGGACATACAAAAGAAAAGCATGACCTTCTTGCCAGTCGGATTGCTGAACAGAAATCAAGACTGGAACAATTGCGAAAAGATAGGTAG
- a CDS encoding helix-turn-helix transcriptional regulator, with translation MNRIDRLSAILIQLQSRRTVRAQDIAERFEISLRTVYRDIRSLEEAGIPIIGEAGVGYSLTDGYRLPPIMFTREEATAFITAEKLVIGLTDTANSNSYSSALYKIRAVLKSADKDHLENLDDKIEFLKSSHTPELRADKNPLQTILNAIAVRNVLQLNYFAYYRQEHTLRQIEPVGVFYLDNYWHLIAYCRERKAYRDFRFDRITEITTLSELYPDRHPSLKSYLHDMFREVKLVEVTIKVDKNAYPYLGQQKYYHGFVSENHLPDCVEMQFLTNSIEGFARWFITFADHAFVLQPEVLLDQVKNIFSGIEKNLVSR, from the coding sequence ATGAACCGAATAGACCGTCTCTCTGCTATACTCATTCAATTGCAATCACGCAGAACAGTCAGAGCCCAGGACATTGCTGAGCGTTTTGAAATTAGTTTGAGAACTGTGTACAGAGATATCAGGTCACTTGAAGAAGCAGGCATACCAATAATAGGTGAGGCAGGAGTTGGATACTCTTTGACTGATGGCTACAGGTTACCTCCAATCATGTTTACCCGTGAAGAAGCAACGGCGTTCATTACTGCAGAAAAATTAGTTATAGGTTTGACAGATACTGCAAATAGTAACTCTTATAGCAGCGCACTTTATAAGATCAGAGCAGTACTGAAAAGTGCTGATAAAGATCATCTGGAGAATCTCGATGACAAAATTGAATTCCTGAAATCGAGCCACACACCCGAACTTAGGGCGGATAAAAATCCTCTGCAAACGATTTTGAATGCTATTGCAGTGAGGAATGTATTGCAGCTGAATTATTTTGCCTATTACAGGCAGGAGCATACACTCAGACAAATTGAACCAGTTGGTGTGTTTTATCTTGATAATTACTGGCATCTGATTGCTTATTGCAGAGAAAGAAAAGCATACAGAGATTTTCGGTTTGACAGGATTACAGAAATCACTACGCTATCAGAACTATATCCTGACCGTCATCCATCACTTAAAAGTTATTTACATGATATGTTCAGGGAAGTCAAACTGGTGGAAGTAACTATTAAGGTAGATAAAAATGCGTATCCATATCTTGGACAACAAAAGTATTACCATGGGTTTGTATCGGAAAACCACCTCCCTGATTGTGTAGAAATGCAATTTCTCACTAATTCTATAGAAGGTTTTGCCCGTTGGTTTATCACTTTTGCGGATCATGCTTTTGTCCTGCAGCCGGAAGTATTATTAGATCAGGTTAAGAATATTTTCTCTGGTATAGAAAAAAATCTGGTCAGCAGATAA
- a CDS encoding DinB family protein produces the protein MSTIQNLLKELIEESAVTRKMLERIPADKHDWQPHEKSMSIKKLAGHIAELPDWISMTFNTDGLNFADYPYQSPVWNSNSDLLEIFEKALEGAKTSLENGKEEDLQLNWTLRNGDQVLMSKTKGEVIRHSMSQIVHHRAQLGVYLRLLDVPIPGSYGPSADEQGF, from the coding sequence ATGTCAACCATTCAAAATTTATTAAAAGAATTAATTGAAGAATCAGCAGTCACCCGTAAGATGCTGGAGCGTATTCCGGCCGACAAACATGACTGGCAGCCTCATGAAAAAAGTATGTCTATCAAGAAGCTTGCAGGACATATTGCCGAACTACCTGATTGGATCAGCATGACTTTCAATACTGATGGATTAAATTTTGCAGATTATCCTTATCAGTCACCTGTATGGAATTCCAATTCAGACTTGTTGGAAATCTTTGAAAAAGCTCTGGAGGGTGCAAAAACATCTTTGGAAAATGGGAAAGAAGAAGATTTGCAGCTAAACTGGACACTAAGAAATGGTGATCAGGTCCTGATGTCAAAAACAAAAGGTGAAGTTATTCGTCATTCTATGAGCCAAATCGTTCACCATCGTGCTCAGTTAGGTGTTTATTTGCGTTTACTCGATGTACCTATTCCTGGTAGTTACGGACCAAGTGCCGATGAGCAGGGTTTCTAG
- a CDS encoding DUF6965 family protein, whose translation MSIEELEAYFTGITLPEQIVLEQGVVVKDLPLFLESHLSYVKLKGDLKSTEVFIYRLHLLKERLEEMNG comes from the coding sequence ATGTCAATAGAAGAATTAGAAGCCTATTTTACCGGAATAACTCTGCCTGAACAGATTGTACTGGAACAAGGAGTTGTTGTGAAAGATCTGCCACTTTTTCTTGAATCGCATTTAAGTTATGTAAAGTTAAAAGGTGATTTGAAATCTACCGAAGTTTTTATATATCGCTTGCATCTACTCAAAGAAAGACTGGAAGAGATGAATGGTTAA
- a CDS encoding MauE/DoxX family redox-associated membrane protein — MQKTMNPHPFIIIITGLLVLLWAYASFSKIFNMHKFQHALMTQVFPRWVGKILTYVLPLTELAFIGLLVIPQTRLIGMYSSLFMMTIFTLYVGGAVFQIYERYPCACGGLFARMGWYKHFKVNIVLTLIALAGVILMES, encoded by the coding sequence ATGCAGAAAACTATGAACCCACATCCATTTATTATCATTATTACTGGTTTGCTCGTTTTGTTATGGGCTTATGCATCTTTTTCCAAAATCTTTAATATGCATAAGTTTCAGCATGCACTGATGACGCAGGTATTTCCACGCTGGGTTGGAAAAATCCTGACTTATGTGTTACCGTTGACTGAACTTGCATTTATTGGGCTTCTTGTTATCCCACAGACAAGATTGATAGGAATGTATTCATCTCTGTTCATGATGACAATTTTCACACTGTATGTTGGTGGTGCAGTTTTTCAGATCTATGAGCGTTATCCATGCGCATGTGGCGGATTATTTGCCAGAATGGGGTGGTATAAACATTTCAAAGTTAATATAGTTCTTACACTGATAGCTCTTGCTGGAGTAATATTAATGGAATCATAA
- a CDS encoding Crp/Fnr family transcriptional regulator: MENKELFRLLAGKNSLRLELELKLNDMIKREYYAKSQIILKPGQIPNRAWFIEKGSAMGFVFKEEKKVPFWFWNENDIMVPLNSFFNQIPSETYIELLEPSILLSISFEDVQEILIGFPESNDYVRKIMQDYQKMSEKRILEFAAYTPEEHYLHLMRDCPAIFRKASVESIAAYLGISRKTLNRIRSRTRRF; this comes from the coding sequence ATGGAAAATAAGGAATTGTTCAGACTGCTAGCTGGAAAGAATTCTTTGCGTTTAGAGTTAGAATTAAAACTCAACGACATGATTAAGAGGGAGTATTATGCCAAAAGTCAGATTATTTTAAAACCTGGTCAAATCCCTAACCGGGCATGGTTTATCGAAAAAGGGTCTGCAATGGGCTTTGTCTTTAAAGAAGAGAAAAAAGTGCCTTTTTGGTTCTGGAATGAGAATGATATCATGGTTCCGCTTAATAGCTTCTTCAACCAGATTCCCTCCGAAACTTATATTGAATTGTTAGAGCCCAGTATTCTTCTGTCCATCTCATTTGAGGACGTACAGGAAATATTAATAGGTTTTCCTGAATCAAATGATTACGTGCGAAAAATCATGCAGGATTATCAAAAAATGAGCGAAAAGAGAATACTTGAATTTGCTGCATATACGCCTGAAGAACATTACCTGCATTTAATGAGAGATTGCCCGGCTATTTTCAGAAAAGCATCAGTAGAAAGTATTGCAGCATATCTTGGCATTTCCAGAAAAACTCTTAACCGCATCAGATCCAGAACCAGGAGATTTTAG